One genomic window of Natronorubrum aibiense includes the following:
- a CDS encoding bacterio-opsin activator domain-containing protein codes for MPDENRPGSILHVTTTDSSDLERRLREATSLDVRSVPPETVEVMVGSDFEPTTETETERAPTQPVGLVIELECPDQTTAVLEHVDTAFPAISTVVAPPSGSEALAVAALRGNADDYVTADRDSEAVERIAETITANLPVDGATERTDRKYHHILANELPDEAFVIADDGTYLKSKVRPGTADRYSVSADELTGHRLRDVYPDETATKLEGCIDETLATGDIQSIEYTVEATDGRRRYEGRVVPIDEAIEDRRAVVWLARDITERARRERRLRSRQNQLETLNRINAVVSQVIETLVEAHSRDAIEHEVCAQLVDSELYCGTWIAERTGEGTLAYRTGAGSAETYLECVTDPDIDQGWLARRAVQTGEVQTQTAIAESDSVPDRLRDAAFEDGVGSAIAVPISHNDSVYGALIVLSDREEAFSEGERAGFELLGETIGFTIMAVKNRQLLFADTVIELEFWIENGDTVPFELSTTYDCTCSLEWAGTTANGYAVQYVTIDGVDCETVLEAATAYESVEECRRIHDGGDGCTVELRLSESGVQALANHGATIKDITVEDGSGTCLIEVSQDADIREIADTLAVIYEDAELVARREVDRPVRTAAERCDRILDQLTDRQLTTLRLAYYGGFFDWPRESTGEEIADAMDVSPPTMHQHLRKGLKTVLGEFFETDEETGQL; via the coding sequence ATGCCTGATGAGAACCGCCCTGGATCGATCCTCCACGTGACGACGACCGACTCGAGCGACCTCGAGAGACGACTCCGGGAGGCGACGTCGCTCGACGTTCGATCGGTTCCACCGGAGACCGTTGAGGTCATGGTCGGCTCCGATTTCGAACCGACGACCGAAACCGAGACCGAACGAGCACCCACACAGCCCGTCGGCCTCGTTATCGAACTCGAGTGTCCAGACCAAACGACCGCGGTTCTCGAGCACGTCGACACGGCGTTTCCGGCGATATCGACGGTCGTGGCGCCCCCGTCCGGGAGCGAAGCCCTCGCAGTCGCTGCGCTACGGGGAAACGCAGACGACTACGTTACCGCCGACCGCGATTCGGAGGCCGTCGAACGGATCGCCGAGACGATCACCGCGAATCTCCCTGTCGACGGGGCGACCGAACGGACGGATCGAAAGTACCACCACATCCTCGCGAACGAACTGCCCGACGAGGCGTTCGTCATCGCCGACGATGGGACCTACCTCAAATCGAAGGTCCGCCCGGGCACGGCCGACCGCTACTCGGTCTCGGCCGACGAGTTGACCGGGCATCGGCTCAGAGACGTGTATCCGGACGAGACCGCGACGAAGTTGGAAGGCTGCATCGACGAAACGCTGGCGACCGGTGACATCCAGTCGATCGAGTACACTGTCGAGGCGACCGACGGCCGAAGACGATACGAGGGACGGGTCGTCCCGATCGACGAAGCGATCGAGGACCGACGCGCCGTCGTCTGGCTCGCACGGGATATCACCGAACGGGCCAGACGCGAGCGCAGACTGCGCTCGCGACAGAACCAACTCGAGACGCTCAACAGGATCAACGCGGTCGTCAGCCAAGTGATCGAAACGCTGGTCGAAGCCCATTCGAGAGACGCGATCGAACACGAAGTCTGTGCCCAACTCGTCGACTCGGAGCTCTACTGTGGCACCTGGATCGCCGAACGAACGGGTGAGGGGACGCTCGCGTACCGAACCGGCGCTGGCAGTGCCGAAACGTATCTCGAGTGTGTCACCGACCCAGACATCGATCAGGGATGGCTGGCACGTCGTGCCGTCCAGACGGGTGAGGTCCAGACACAAACGGCGATTGCGGAGAGCGACTCGGTTCCCGACCGACTTCGAGACGCCGCGTTCGAAGACGGGGTTGGCTCCGCGATCGCCGTCCCGATCAGCCACAACGACTCGGTCTACGGCGCGTTAATCGTTCTTTCGGACCGGGAGGAGGCGTTCAGCGAAGGAGAGCGAGCGGGATTCGAACTGCTCGGCGAGACGATCGGCTTCACCATCATGGCCGTCAAAAACCGGCAACTGCTGTTTGCCGATACGGTTATCGAACTCGAGTTCTGGATCGAGAACGGTGACACTGTCCCGTTCGAACTCTCGACGACGTATGACTGCACGTGCTCGCTCGAGTGGGCCGGGACGACCGCCAACGGATACGCCGTCCAGTACGTCACGATCGACGGGGTCGACTGCGAGACCGTGCTCGAGGCGGCAACCGCCTACGAATCGGTCGAGGAGTGTCGACGGATCCACGACGGAGGAGACGGGTGTACGGTCGAGTTGCGCCTGTCGGAGTCGGGCGTCCAAGCGCTTGCAAATCACGGTGCGACGATCAAGGATATCACCGTCGAGGATGGCAGCGGGACCTGCCTGATCGAGGTGTCACAGGATGCGGACATCCGAGAGATTGCGGATACGCTGGCTGTCATCTACGAGGATGCCGAACTCGTCGCTCGTCGAGAAGTCGATCGGCCGGTACGAACGGCAGCTGAACGCTGCGATCGGATTCTCGATCAACTCACCGATCGACAGCTAACGACGCTGCGACTCGCGTACTACGGCGGCTTCTTCGACTGGCCACGCGAGAGTACGGGTGAGGAGATCGCCGACGCGATGGACGTCTCACCGCCGACGATGCACCAACATCTGCGGAAAGGACTCAAAACGGTTCTCGGCGAGTTCTTCGAGACGGACGAGGAAACAGGGCAGCTGTAG